One region of Nitrospinaceae bacterium genomic DNA includes:
- the lptF_1 gene encoding LPS export ABC transporter permease LptF: MKTIHRYIFIELLKIFSISVLFLTTIFLLEQMLYMAQMLASRGITFMEGLKLMVFTCPVFMVLSFPLSVLVAPVTVFNQLCGDNEYVAMKTSGWSFLYLMRPVILFSLIVYMATNFVVFYAIPWGTHSFKETIFDIIQKRAHIDIKPKIFNNDFQNLVLYANDKKGDEKLIDVFVADNSEEGTSKVILAKEGVIISDPENYKIKIQFQDGTVHDVTENGKSYNILNFDRYERYLEIPSMEKLKDKLVERQSDVSYTDLKEKIRKKRAMGKSANKARTRLSKNFSIPFSCLIFGLAGAALGIKSSRSGKSGGVIVSAIIAALYYITLIFSQNMGAHGVLQPTFSVWVPNIWLALLTFYFVWKTAKERPMTLFTRISDASLDAGEFLSKLYAKISKKSIAERQV, from the coding sequence ATGAAAACAATTCATCGCTATATATTTATAGAGCTTTTAAAAATTTTCTCCATCAGTGTGCTTTTCCTGACCACTATTTTTTTGCTGGAGCAGATGCTCTATATGGCTCAAATGCTCGCCAGCAGGGGAATCACGTTCATGGAAGGGCTTAAGTTGATGGTTTTTACCTGCCCGGTATTTATGGTTTTAAGCTTTCCGTTGAGCGTATTGGTAGCGCCCGTCACCGTTTTCAACCAGTTGTGCGGAGACAATGAATATGTCGCCATGAAAACCAGTGGTTGGAGTTTTCTTTATCTGATGCGTCCGGTGATTTTATTTTCTCTAATAGTTTATATGGCAACCAACTTCGTCGTATTTTACGCGATTCCCTGGGGCACCCATTCCTTTAAAGAAACTATTTTTGATATCATTCAAAAACGGGCTCACATTGATATAAAACCGAAAATATTCAATAACGATTTCCAAAACCTCGTTTTGTATGCCAATGATAAAAAAGGGGATGAAAAATTAATTGACGTTTTTGTGGCGGATAATTCTGAGGAAGGGACTTCAAAAGTAATTTTAGCTAAGGAAGGGGTCATCATTTCCGACCCTGAAAACTACAAAATAAAAATTCAGTTTCAAGATGGAACCGTCCACGACGTCACAGAAAATGGGAAAAGTTATAATATCCTCAATTTCGACCGCTATGAGCGCTATCTCGAAATTCCCAGCATGGAAAAATTGAAGGACAAACTCGTTGAAAGGCAGAGCGATGTGTCCTATACCGATCTCAAGGAAAAAATTCGTAAAAAGAGAGCGATGGGAAAAAGCGCTAATAAGGCAAGGACCCGCCTCAGTAAAAATTTTTCCATTCCCTTTTCCTGTCTGATTTTCGGGCTGGCCGGGGCGGCTTTGGGAATCAAATCCAGCCGGTCCGGAAAATCAGGTGGAGTGATCGTAAGCGCTATCATTGCCGCGTTGTATTACATCACTCTGATTTTTTCTCAGAATATGGGGGCGCATGGGGTATTACAACCCACCTTCTCGGTGTGGGTTCCAAACATCTGGCTGGCTCTTTTGACTTTTTATTTCGTTTGGAAAACCGCAAAAGAGAGACCGATGACCTTATTCACCAGAATTTCGGATGCTTCTTTGGATGCGGGTGAGTTTTTAAGCAAGCTGTACGCTAAAATTAGCAAAAAATCTATTGCGGAAAGACAAGTTTAA
- a CDS encoding cation transporter, producing the protein MTAQEVEELITIPMEDNLRGTPGLDVIRSASVRGLSQVVLLFKMGEDILLARQRVHERLELAIAELPQSSGMPIMLQPLSSTSRVMKIGISSKKYDMMDLSMIAYWKMKFRLMSVPGVANIPIWGERIKSLQVQVDPGRMRAHNVSLQEVMETTSDALDFSLLRYTGHAKTRIDGMLDTPNQRLVMHHKSPVFSPDHLAEVPIALGKKRPTAPPRLKDVADVVWGTWPMVGDGIIDDELGLMMIVEKLPWANTLEVTKGIEAALEEMMPGLPDITIDSAIFRPATFIQLSIDNLTTALILGAILVVIILGAFLYEWRVALISVIAIPLSLMAAWLVLWSQGTIVNTMVLAGFVVALGSVVDDAVIDVENILRRLRQARQEGSNKSTARVILDASLEVRPAILQATLIIILAVTPVFFMGGLSGAFFEPLAMSFLLAMLASMVIAMSVTPALCYILLDRPGTEKRESPLVPWLKGIYRRMLTRVINGPKKTFAVALTIVVAGLAVYPFMGQSLLPAFKERDFLMHWIPAEGTSHPETFRITQLSSVELRQIPGVLNFGAHIGRAVGGDEPYGVNFTENWISIDPKVDYDETRGAVEEAVEGYPGMRRDVQTYLRERIKEVLTGSSDSIVIRLFGPELPVLRESAAKVYDALVNVEGLIDLHVGAQVEIPQIQVRVDLDRAAEYGLKPGDVRRVAAIIMSGIEVTDIHRDGKVYDVFVWAPESIRTSIDSVGEFLIDTPYGGKVRLAEVADIAMVPTPNKIKRENNSRKIDIEGNVRGRSLSAVAEEVEDIIEKMRFPVGYHPEVLGEYKERETAQENMFNITIFVAIAIFIILHASFKNWWLASLIFLALPAALVGGILAAFFTGGIISLGSLVGIITVLGIAARNGILLIQHYRHIEEVEREPFGIELILRGAGERLSPILMTTLCTAMALLPLVIWGDIPGHEIEHPMAIVILGGLLTSTLLTLFVVPVLYFKFGSVSQKEKDVVPVFEVSK; encoded by the coding sequence ATGACAGCCCAGGAAGTGGAAGAGCTGATCACCATTCCGATGGAGGACAATCTCCGCGGAACCCCGGGTCTCGACGTCATCCGCTCCGCATCGGTGAGGGGTCTGTCACAGGTCGTGCTGCTTTTCAAGATGGGTGAAGATATATTGTTAGCGCGCCAGCGAGTTCATGAGCGACTGGAGTTGGCGATTGCCGAGCTTCCGCAGTCCTCAGGAATGCCCATCATGCTCCAGCCCCTGTCCTCGACCAGTCGGGTCATGAAGATCGGCATCTCATCTAAGAAGTACGACATGATGGACCTTTCAATGATTGCCTATTGGAAGATGAAGTTCCGCCTCATGTCCGTTCCCGGCGTGGCCAACATTCCAATTTGGGGAGAAAGGATCAAATCATTACAGGTTCAGGTGGACCCGGGGCGAATGCGGGCCCATAACGTTTCGCTTCAGGAGGTCATGGAAACGACTTCGGACGCCCTGGACTTCAGTTTGTTGAGGTACACCGGCCACGCGAAGACCCGCATCGACGGAATGCTTGACACTCCCAACCAGCGGCTGGTCATGCATCACAAGTCACCCGTATTTTCCCCCGACCACCTGGCGGAAGTTCCAATCGCCTTGGGCAAAAAACGTCCGACCGCGCCCCCCAGGTTAAAAGATGTTGCCGATGTCGTTTGGGGTACCTGGCCGATGGTCGGTGATGGCATCATCGATGATGAGCTTGGCCTGATGATGATCGTTGAAAAACTGCCGTGGGCCAATACGCTTGAAGTGACAAAGGGGATCGAGGCCGCTCTCGAAGAGATGATGCCCGGTCTTCCGGATATTACCATCGACTCCGCAATATTCAGGCCGGCGACCTTCATCCAGTTATCCATTGATAATTTAACCACGGCGCTCATTTTAGGAGCCATTCTGGTGGTCATCATTCTCGGGGCTTTTCTTTACGAATGGCGGGTGGCGTTGATCAGTGTCATTGCCATTCCCCTTTCTTTGATGGCGGCATGGCTGGTTCTCTGGTCTCAGGGAACCATCGTGAATACGATGGTTCTGGCAGGTTTTGTCGTCGCGCTGGGTTCTGTTGTGGACGATGCGGTCATCGACGTTGAGAACATTCTCAGGCGGTTGAGACAGGCGCGCCAGGAGGGCAGCAACAAATCGACCGCCCGCGTTATCCTCGACGCCTCTTTGGAAGTACGCCCGGCCATTTTGCAGGCGACCTTGATCATCATTCTGGCGGTGACGCCGGTCTTTTTTATGGGTGGCCTGTCAGGGGCTTTTTTCGAGCCGCTGGCAATGTCCTTTCTCCTTGCCATGCTGGCGTCGATGGTCATTGCGATGTCGGTGACTCCCGCCCTTTGTTACATTTTGCTCGATCGTCCCGGCACCGAGAAACGCGAGTCTCCATTGGTCCCGTGGCTCAAGGGGATCTACCGCAGGATGCTCACACGGGTGATCAATGGTCCCAAAAAAACATTCGCTGTTGCCTTGACCATCGTTGTTGCGGGTCTTGCGGTCTACCCATTCATGGGTCAGTCCCTGCTTCCCGCGTTCAAGGAAAGGGACTTTTTGATGCACTGGATTCCGGCGGAAGGGACGTCCCATCCGGAAACGTTCAGGATCACACAATTGTCCAGCGTGGAGCTCAGGCAGATTCCGGGGGTTCTTAATTTTGGAGCTCACATCGGCCGCGCCGTGGGCGGGGATGAACCCTATGGTGTGAATTTTACCGAGAACTGGATCAGCATCGATCCCAAGGTGGATTATGATGAAACCCGTGGCGCCGTCGAGGAAGCCGTCGAAGGCTATCCCGGAATGCGCCGCGACGTACAAACCTACCTGAGAGAGAGGATCAAGGAAGTCCTGACCGGATCAAGCGACTCCATCGTGATACGCCTGTTCGGGCCTGAATTGCCGGTTCTTCGTGAAAGCGCCGCAAAAGTTTACGATGCTCTTGTGAACGTGGAAGGCCTCATCGATCTGCATGTCGGGGCTCAGGTTGAAATTCCGCAAATACAAGTCAGGGTCGATCTCGATAGAGCCGCAGAATATGGGCTCAAGCCGGGAGATGTCAGACGCGTGGCAGCCATTATTATGTCAGGAATTGAGGTCACTGATATTCATAGAGATGGCAAAGTCTATGACGTCTTCGTTTGGGCGCCTGAGTCGATTCGTACCAGCATAGACAGTGTCGGCGAGTTTCTGATCGACACCCCTTACGGAGGGAAAGTGCGATTGGCAGAGGTGGCGGACATTGCCATGGTACCGACTCCAAACAAGATCAAGCGTGAAAACAATTCCCGTAAAATAGACATTGAAGGGAACGTGCGAGGGCGGTCTCTTAGCGCAGTGGCTGAGGAAGTTGAGGACATCATTGAGAAAATGCGTTTCCCGGTCGGATACCATCCGGAGGTGCTCGGGGAATATAAAGAGCGAGAGACGGCACAGGAAAATATGTTTAACATTACAATTTTCGTTGCCATCGCGATCTTTATTATTCTGCACGCGTCTTTCAAAAACTGGTGGCTGGCAAGCCTGATTTTTCTTGCCCTTCCCGCCGCATTGGTCGGAGGCATATTGGCCGCTTTTTTTACCGGGGGAATCATTTCGCTCGGTTCCCTGGTAGGAATCATCACGGTTTTGGGAATTGCTGCGCGAAACGGCATCCTGCTCATCCAGCATTACAGGCATATTGAGGAGGTGGAACGGGAACCTTTCGGGATAGAGCTCATTCTTCGCGGTGCGGGAGAACGGTTGTCTCCGATCTTGATGACCACGTTGTGTACCGCAATGGCGTTGCTTCCCTTGGTTATTTGGGGAGACATTCCCGGTCATGAGATCGAGCATCCGATGGCGATTGTAATTCTGGGTGGTCTCCTCACCTCGACATTGTTGACGCTCTTCGTTGTGCCGGTTCTATATTTTAAATTTGGATCTGTGTCCCAAAAAGAAAAGGATGTGGTGCCTGTTTTTGAAGTATCGAAATAA
- a CDS encoding cation transporter, with amino-acid sequence MFRWIIGSSLQFRFLVLGLAAALVAFGSLKIKDMPVDVFPEFAAPTVEVQTEAIGLSAEEVESLITLNLEELLSGVPWLESIRSQSVTGLSSIVLTFERGTDIIKARQMIQERLTLAYTLPNVAQPPSILQPLSATSRFMMVGVSSNELEDTELSMLARWTMKPKLVGVPGVANVAIWGQRLRQMQVQIDPHRLRDARLMQNDIITAAGDALWVSPLTFLKGSAPGTGGWIDNPNQRLGVHHQMPISVPEDMAKVALAPMHLLLTGKTMALGDVAEVTFSHPPLIGDAYVNKGKGLMLVVEKLPGANTLEVTRGVEKALNELKLGLPGVQIDATVFRLASYIEESFANLDKAFMIGGFLVFLVIFAFLFNWRSAVISAVAIPLSLLAALFVLYLTDATINTMIILGLLLALAVVIDDAIVDVDEIMKQLRERKEGGPSVGTIIYQTTLKTQGAAGYAVLIVLVALTPIFFMGGVSGAFFEPLAVSYMLAVAASMLVGLTVTPALSLILLGKTPVGAGESPIASGFRGIFYGILQGVVKAPRMVFIVALGLVVVGLGMWPFLGQSLLPALKEQTQIVNWTTPPGTSYNETSRITTRVSQELESLPGVRNVGAHMGRAITGDQVVGINSSQIWVDIDPSADHDQVVASIRETIDGYPGVDRNLQSYLRDTIGKVLTGESSAIVVRIYGHNNDILKQKAEEVRQALSSIEGLVDLRAEGQIEEPQIRIMVDLEAAGKANVKPGDVRRTAATIFSGLTVGFLFEEQKIYDVVVWSAPEERDSLTKINDLLVEKTDRHHARLGDVATVSIHPATTVIKHDSIAPYVDVVANVKGRDLGSVNREVEEAIKTVKFPLEHHPELLGEYAERVGAQRGILGVSVAALVGIFLLLQACFGSWRLALIGFLALPASVAGGILAAFVSGGAISLGSMVGFLAVLGIAARNGVSLICHYQHLESQEGIPFGLDLVLRGTREQMAPLLGSSMAIIAAMLPIIFLGQIPGLEIAQPTAIVILGGLVASTLFTLFVIPSLYLVFGEGEGRQPDLGLVDGPA; translated from the coding sequence ATGTTTCGCTGGATAATTGGTTCGAGCTTGCAGTTTCGCTTCCTGGTGTTGGGACTCGCCGCCGCGTTGGTTGCGTTTGGCAGTCTTAAAATCAAGGACATGCCAGTCGACGTTTTCCCTGAGTTTGCTGCCCCAACGGTGGAGGTGCAAACGGAAGCCATCGGTCTGTCCGCTGAAGAAGTGGAAAGTTTGATCACCCTCAATCTTGAGGAGTTGCTCAGCGGTGTGCCCTGGCTTGAATCCATTCGATCGCAGTCGGTGACCGGTCTTTCATCGATCGTCCTCACTTTTGAACGCGGAACGGACATCATAAAAGCCAGGCAGATGATTCAGGAACGCCTCACTCTGGCCTACACTCTTCCGAACGTCGCGCAACCCCCTTCCATTCTGCAACCCCTGTCGGCCACCAGCCGTTTCATGATGGTCGGGGTTTCATCCAATGAATTAGAAGACACAGAACTGTCGATGCTCGCCCGCTGGACCATGAAGCCGAAGCTGGTGGGTGTGCCTGGCGTGGCCAACGTGGCGATCTGGGGGCAGCGCCTGCGTCAGATGCAGGTACAGATCGATCCCCATCGATTGCGCGATGCCCGTTTGATGCAAAACGATATCATCACCGCCGCAGGCGATGCGTTGTGGGTGTCTCCCCTGACTTTTCTGAAAGGATCCGCCCCGGGAACCGGCGGTTGGATCGATAATCCCAACCAGAGGCTCGGCGTTCATCACCAGATGCCGATCAGCGTCCCGGAAGACATGGCGAAAGTAGCACTTGCTCCTATGCATTTGCTTTTGACCGGCAAGACCATGGCGCTGGGAGATGTTGCAGAGGTGACGTTTTCGCATCCTCCGCTCATTGGAGACGCTTATGTCAACAAGGGCAAAGGTCTCATGCTTGTGGTTGAGAAATTGCCGGGGGCCAACACATTAGAGGTGACGCGTGGTGTGGAAAAAGCCTTGAACGAATTGAAGCTAGGCCTTCCCGGTGTCCAAATCGACGCCACGGTGTTCCGGCTGGCTTCTTACATTGAGGAATCATTCGCCAATCTGGACAAGGCATTCATGATCGGAGGCTTCCTCGTATTTTTGGTTATTTTTGCTTTTCTGTTTAACTGGCGGAGTGCGGTGATCAGCGCCGTGGCGATCCCGCTGTCGCTTCTGGCCGCCCTGTTCGTCCTTTATCTGACCGATGCGACGATCAATACCATGATCATCCTGGGGCTGTTGCTCGCTCTGGCGGTCGTGATCGATGACGCGATCGTCGATGTCGATGAGATCATGAAGCAGTTGCGTGAACGGAAAGAAGGCGGCCCTTCCGTCGGAACCATTATCTATCAGACGACTTTAAAGACCCAGGGAGCTGCCGGGTACGCGGTTTTAATCGTCTTGGTCGCTCTCACGCCTATTTTCTTCATGGGTGGCGTTTCGGGCGCGTTTTTTGAGCCGCTGGCGGTTTCCTACATGCTGGCGGTGGCGGCGTCTATGCTCGTGGGGTTGACTGTGACCCCTGCATTGAGCCTGATTCTATTGGGAAAAACGCCCGTTGGCGCCGGTGAGTCCCCCATCGCAAGCGGTTTTCGAGGCATCTTCTACGGTATTTTGCAGGGAGTCGTCAAAGCGCCGCGCATGGTGTTCATTGTCGCTTTGGGTTTGGTGGTAGTCGGTCTCGGGATGTGGCCTTTTCTTGGGCAATCCCTGCTTCCTGCCCTCAAGGAACAGACTCAGATCGTTAATTGGACAACACCCCCCGGAACATCCTATAACGAGACATCCAGAATCACCACCCGGGTCAGCCAGGAGCTGGAATCGCTTCCCGGGGTGCGTAATGTCGGTGCTCATATGGGGCGTGCCATAACGGGTGATCAGGTGGTGGGAATCAATTCGAGCCAAATCTGGGTGGATATCGATCCCAGTGCCGATCATGATCAAGTGGTCGCATCCATTCGCGAAACGATCGATGGCTACCCAGGGGTCGACCGCAATTTGCAGTCCTATCTTAGGGATACCATCGGCAAAGTGCTGACCGGCGAAAGCTCCGCCATCGTAGTACGCATATACGGCCACAATAATGATATTTTGAAACAAAAGGCCGAGGAAGTCAGGCAGGCACTTTCCAGCATCGAAGGGCTGGTCGATCTGCGTGCCGAAGGCCAGATCGAAGAGCCACAGATACGGATCATGGTGGACCTGGAAGCCGCAGGCAAGGCCAATGTCAAGCCGGGCGACGTTCGGCGTACAGCGGCAACCATTTTCTCCGGATTGACCGTCGGCTTCCTCTTCGAAGAGCAGAAGATTTATGATGTGGTGGTCTGGAGTGCTCCTGAAGAACGAGACAGTCTCACCAAAATCAATGATCTGCTGGTTGAAAAAACCGATCGTCACCACGCACGTCTTGGGGATGTCGCAACAGTGAGTATCCATCCGGCCACGACGGTCATTAAGCACGACAGCATCGCTCCCTACGTGGATGTCGTGGCCAACGTGAAAGGCCGGGACCTGGGATCGGTGAATCGCGAAGTCGAAGAAGCCATCAAGACTGTGAAATTTCCGCTGGAACATCATCCTGAGCTGTTAGGGGAGTATGCCGAACGGGTGGGTGCTCAGCGCGGGATTTTGGGAGTCTCCGTAGCCGCCCTCGTTGGCATTTTTCTTCTATTGCAAGCGTGTTTTGGAAGTTGGCGTCTCGCACTGATCGGGTTTTTAGCTCTTCCGGCTTCCGTTGCTGGCGGAATTCTAGCGGCGTTTGTCAGCGGTGGCGCGATTTCCTTAGGTTCTATGGTTGGATTTCTTGCGGTACTTGGCATTGCGGCCCGAAACGGAGTATCCCTGATCTGCCATTATCAACATCTTGAGAGCCAGGAAGGCATTCCGTTTGGCCTCGATCTCGTCCTTCGCGGAACCCGGGAGCAAATGGCCCCACTGCTGGGAAGTTCGATGGCTATCATCGCGGCAATGTTACCGATAATATTTTTAGGGCAGATTCCCGGTCTCGAGATTGCTCAGCCAACGGCAATCGTCATTCTAGGCGGCTTGGTCGCCTCCACTCTTTTCACCTTGTTCGTCATTCCTTCCCTGTATCTGGTTTTCGGGGAAGGGGAGGGGCGCCAACCTGATTTGGGGTTGGTGGATGGGCCTGCATAA